A window of Chryseobacterium aquaeductus genomic DNA:
AGGAAGCATTTTTAAAAACAAAATTAGATTGGCAATATGAATTGGAAATGGTGAAAGCTGATGTTTTTTCGTTTAAAAAAATTGCAAGAATAGAGAAGAAAGTTTTACAGGATCGATTTCGAAATATTACTTTGTATGCAATCATCGCAACTGTAGCTGCATTTATTTTAGACCTTGTCAATTTTGACTTATTGCTCTTTGCAGTTTTGACTTTGGGTGGAATAACGTTTTGTTTGTTGCTTTATAATTTTATTTTTAAAACCATGTGTCTTCGTGAGTACATCTGTCTGCAATTTCATCCTTTGATCATTAGAAATCAATTGTTGGCAGTGATTCTTTTTGGTGTAAGTTATGCTGTCAATCAAAATCCTTATTTTTGGGAACCGTCTGCTAATCATGTTTTTATGATTTTTACTTTGACGATTCAGATTCAGCTGTTATATTTTAGAACTAAGAAAATTAATATCTTGTTATCATGATGAATGAGGTGCAAATTTGGAAAGTAAGAAATTATCTTTTGTCAAAAAATCTTCCGATTGATATTTTGATAGAGGTAGAAGATCATTTTATCACACAAATCACTCAGATTTTGCAAAATGAAGAAACTGATTTTGAGAATGCATTTTACAAAGTGAAAGTTTTGTGGGAGAAAGAATTGAGTTTTCCGAAATTCAATATTCAGTTTGATTTGAATGACACTACATTTTTTGTGAAAAAAATCACAGGTAATCTACTGAAAGAAAACCTGAAAACTACTTTCTTATATAGTTTGTGTGTGATTATTTTTGTCTTGATTTTCGCCTATTTTCTAAATGAAAATTCATTCGGATATTTTTCTCTGACTTGTCTGATCATTGCTTACTTATCTCCTATATTCGTTCATTTTAAAAATAGGAAAGATTTTTTGCTTGCTCGGCATTATGACAATTATACTCTGACGTATTATCAAAATCATATTCTAATAGTCGCTGCGGGTGGCGGAGTTTTTAGTCAGGCTTTGTTTAATTACAGAAGTGGAATGTCCTCGGATATTTACAGCACAATGCACGGTAATTTTAATTGGGAAGGTTTTTGGGCAATTTTTTGTTGTTTCGTGCTTTTGTTTTGGGCAGTTTTTAATGTAATTTCTCAAAAGAAATATCTTATTCAGATAGAATTTGTAAAACCATACTTGAAATATTTACGGGCAAGTTTTTAAAAAAATAGTTTTAATGAATATTCTCCCTCATATCACAGATTTTCTTAATCTCCTGATATGGTCTGAAAATATCACTTTTCCTCTTGGTTTCAGCATCAATATTTGACAAAATAATGACAGAAGTTTTTGTTTCGGGATAAAATATATTCAATGATGGTGATCCTTTTATGTAGCCACGGTCTGCGCTTTTCATCTGTCGTAGACAAAATTCCGCCAGCTGCTATTCCGATCTCTCTGGGTAAAATAAATAGTTTTACCAAAAATGATTCTATCTACCAAAATACAATGATTCTGTATGCGTCAAATGACCCTGTGGATGAACAAAAGCTGAAACAATGGCTCTTGAAGAAATTTAAAAATAATAATATTGAAGTGCTTAAAAAAAATACAGAAAAATAGGTATATAAAAAGTTACTTCGGTTTTATTATTTCTCAATCAAATCACAAAACCAGAAAACATATTCGCCGTCATTTTCAGATTCATCAGACTTGGGTTTGGGATAGGTTTTCTTTACAGTTTCTCCGATTTCAAATTCAATTTTATTTTTAAAAATAGGTCCATCAAAAGTAAAGGTGTGAAATTCTCCATTTTCTCCGCAAGGGTCAACATTTTCGGGCAAATCTTTTATGAAATCTTTATCAATGATTCGTCCTGCAAAGCTTTTGTCAAGATAAGTTTCATTAACGCAAGTGACAATTGTTTTAAAACCTAAATCTAAAAATTCTTGGATGAGGTCGGTTGTGTTTTGCTTCCAGAGCGGAAAAACAGCTTTTATTCCGATAGATTGCAATTGATCTTCACGATATTGTCTTAAATCTTCCAGAAAAATGTCTCCGAAAATAGAATGTGTGACACCGCTAGATTTTATATCATTCATGTTTTTAGACATGATTTCCCGATATTCTTCCATGGTTGGTTCTTTCGGAATTTCCATTTTAATTAAGTTTAAGCCTAAACTTTCAGCCTGTTTTTCCAATAAAGA
This region includes:
- a CDS encoding Dph6-related ATP pyrophosphatase, whose amino-acid sequence is MKPQAIFNWSSGKDSALALYKILEEDKFEITSLLTSINKEFQRISMHGVHVSLLEKQAESLGLNLIKMEIPKEPTMEEYREIMSKNMNDIKSSGVTHSIFGDIFLEDLRQYREDQLQSIGIKAVFPLWKQNTTDLIQEFLDLGFKTIVTCVNETYLDKSFAGRIIDKDFIKDLPENVDPCGENGEFHTFTFDGPIFKNKIEFEIGETVKKTYPKPKSDESENDGEYVFWFCDLIEK